The following proteins are encoded in a genomic region of Rhinolophus ferrumequinum isolate MPI-CBG mRhiFer1 chromosome 17, mRhiFer1_v1.p, whole genome shotgun sequence:
- the VHL gene encoding von Hippel-Lindau disease tumor suppressor, whose product MPRKAGDVEEAEEGAEELGAEESGPEEYGREEAAADESGPEESDPEEPGPEEEMEAGRPLPVLRSVNSREPSQVIFCNRSPRVVLPVWLNFDGEPQPYPTLPPGTGRRIHSYRGHLWLFRDAGTYDGLLVNQTELFVPSLNVDGQPIFANITLPVYTLKERCLQVVRSLVKPENYRRLDIVRSLYEDLEDHPNVRKDLERLTQEHIENQRMEEETEDFN is encoded by the exons ATGCCCCGGAAGGCAGGGGACGTGGAGGAGGCCGAGGAGGGCGCGGAAGAGCTGGGTGCTGAGGAGTCTGGCCCCGAAGAGTACGGCCGGGAAGAGGCGGCGGCGGACGAGTCCGGCCCTGAAGAGTCGGACCCGGAGGAGCCGGGCCCCGAGGAGGAGATGGAGGCCGGGCGGCCGCTGCCGGTGCTGCGCTCGGTGAACTCACGCGAGCCGTCCCAGGTCATTTTCTGCAACCGCAGCCCGCGCGTCGTGCTGCCGGTGTGGCTCAACTTCGACGGCGAGCCGCAGCCCTACCCCACGCTGCCGCCGGGCACGGGCCGCCGCATCCACAGCTACCGAG GTCACCTTTGGCTCTTCCGAGATGCAGGGACATACGATGGGCTTCTGGTTAACCAAACTGAACTGTTTGTGCCATCTCTCAATGTTGATGGACAGCCAATTTTTGCCAACATCACACTGCCAG TGTACACCCTGAAAGAGCGATGCCTTCAGGTTGTCCGAAGCCTAGTTAAGCCTGAGAATTACAGGAGACTGGACATCGTGAGATCACTCTATGAAGATCTGGAAGACCACCCGAATGTGAGGAAAGACCTGGAGCGGCTGACACAGGAGCATATTGAAAATCAACGGATGGAAGAGGAGACTGaagattttaattga